A window of Candidatus Effluviviaceae Genus I sp. genomic DNA:
ATGCGGCGATGAGCTCCGAGCTGGCAGGGCGCGTGGACTCGGCGGTCAGATCTCTCCCCGACAAGCAGCGGGCCGTCTTCACGCTGAGGTTCTTCGAGGGCCTCAGTCACAAGGAGATCGCGGAGGTCGTCGGCTGCTCTGAGGGCACTTCGAAGGCGAACTACTTCCACGCGGTGAGGAAGCTCAGGAAGCTCCTGGGGGATCTGCGATGAGACGGGAGTGCGCACGGGTCCAGGAGATGCTGGTCGAGTTCGCGTCGGGCGGCCTTGACGCGAGCGAGCGCTCAATGATCGAGGAGCACTGCGCGGCGTGCGCGGCGTGCGCCGAGGAGCGCGCCGCGCTCGAGCGGCTCCTGGAGGCCGTTCGCGACGACGGATACAGGCAGCCCTCGCCTTTCCACTGGACGCGCTTCGAGGCGAAGCTCCGGAGGAGGCTTGAGAGTGGCAGGCGGCGCGGCGAGTCGAGGACCTGGCCGGCGCTGATCCCGAGGCTGGCTCCCGCCGCCGTGGCGCTCTTCTGCTTCGCCGTGGGTCTCTGGCTCGGGCTCAGGCCGGTGACGGGCGGGGTGGAGCAGGGCGCGCCTCCGCGGGCCGTGGCGTACGGGCCGGTCGGCGTGCCTTCCGTCATCTCTCCCGAGAGCAAGCTCCTGGTCGATTCAGGCCGAGGCGCCCATCCCGCGTATGCCGCGGACACGCTCCGCCCCAGTGCCCTTGCCCCGTTCGGCGATCCCCCGGGCATGGTGCTCGCCGCCTCTCAGCGCCTTGCCATCGTCGGGTCAGGCCCGGGCCAGCGATCGCTCGGACGCTAGTTGTCGCAGGCCGCCTCGGGACCGCCCGCGCGCGGTCCCGCGGCTTCAGGGGGCCGCCCCGTCATGGGGCGGCCCTTCTGCTTCCAACTTCGCTCTTGTCACGCGGATGAGACCTGTGCTACGAGTCCTGGCGCGCGGGTGTGCTGCGCAAGAGCTGTTGATGTCGAACCGAGAGGAGGCGTTGGGACATGGGAGTCTGCGCATGCGTTCTGCTTGCCTTTCTTCTGTGCGCGGGGACAGCCTGGTCGGCTGACGCCCCGGTGACGGATGCGGCGCGGCCGGCCGGTCTCGCTCAGTCGAGCGCCCCGCTGATCCGGATGACGCCGGGCGCGCAGCCGGACTCCGGGACGCTCTCCGATGAGCTGTCCTGGCTTCTCGGCAGCGAGGCCTACCCCGGGGCGCCGACCGCTGCCGATCTGGGCTTCACGGGCCCGCGCTGCGAGCTGGACTGCGGCGCATGCGACCGGACGGAGCTTGAGCCGATCTGCGAGGACGACTGGGAGGACATCTGGAATGGGGGCTGCAACTCCTCGCCGGAGGTCTTCCAGACGCTTGCCCCTTACTACGGGCGCATCACAGTGTGCGGGACGAGCGGCACCTACCTGTACGGGAGTCTGAACTACCGCGACACAGACTGGTACGAGATAGAGCTCCTCGAGACCACGACCGTCCGCTTCGGGTGCACCGCCGAGTTCCCGGTCCTGATCTTCTT
This region includes:
- a CDS encoding zf-HC2 domain-containing protein, whose product is MRRECARVQEMLVEFASGGLDASERSMIEEHCAACAACAEERAALERLLEAVRDDGYRQPSPFHWTRFEAKLRRRLESGRRRGESRTWPALIPRLAPAAVALFCFAVGLWLGLRPVTGGVEQGAPPRAVAYGPVGVPSVISPESKLLVDSGRGAHPAYAADTLRPSALAPFGDPPGMVLAASQRLAIVGSGPGQRSLGR